CCCGATGCGGTGTTCGGCGGGTGCTGACGGTCCGCAGAGGAGGTCGAGCAGCAGCATGGCGGAGAACGAGTGCGCCACCACGACATCGGCCGGGCCGGCTGTGGCGGCCATCTGGTCCAGTGTGTCGGAGATCCACGTGGTGGGCTCGGGACGGTGCGCCCAGTCGGAGGGTCCGGTGCCGCGCCAGGGCAGTGCGGCCGAGTGAAGCCGGGCTCGCCGCAGGACGTCGTGGTGCGGCGCGAGCGCGCACAGCCTGTCCCAGACGGCGCTGCTGTCCGCCATGCCGTGCAGCAGCAGCACCCGAGGCCCTGCCTCGCCGGCATCGGCGGTCGTGCGTTGCTGGAGCAGGACCGGGGCCACTCGCTCGGCCCGGTGGGGCGGGTGCGTAGGCATCATGGGCGGCTCACCGTGTCCCCGGCAGCGGTGTGAACCGGTGCTGTGAGGACGAGCCCCGCGACGGCGTCGTCGGCATCTGTGCCGGACACCGCGTACACCGGACCGTCCCCGCCGACGGCGAAGTGGCCGACGGCGGCGGCGCATTGAAGGACCCCCAGCGCGCCCGAGGCCGGGCCCCAGCGGTCTTCGAGATCGTGCCGGAGCACACCGGCGAGGGTCGAGGCCGGTGCGTTCCGCGGCGCGAACCACGCGCGCGCGGAGCCTGCGAGCGCGGACACGCAGTCGGCCAGCCCGCCGGTGCGGAGATAGCCGTCCACTCCGGCGAGGGCGGGGGCGTTGCGCCCGGCCGCGGCTTTCGTGGTCTCCAGCAGCAGAGCGGCGGCGCCGTCCAACGGCTGGTCCTGTCCGACGAGTTGCCGGACGACGTCGTTGGCCGGCTCGACGCCGACCACCAGGACATGCCGGGCGCGGCCGCTCGACAGCCAGATCGTCGCCCAGTGCACGGCGTCGAGACCGGAGGTCGCTCCATTGCACACCATCACGTTCGGGCCGCGCAGCCCGAACCGGATCGCGAGCTCGGAAGCGGTGACGTTGCTCGACAGCCGCGGTGCGAGGACCGGGCTGATGAGCCGGGTGCCGTGGTCCGCCGAGATGGCGGCGACGACCTCGCACACCGAGTCGAGGTTGCCGAAGTTCGAGCTGACGACGACTGCGACCGACTCGGCGGGCACCAGCAGTTCGGCGTCGACGACCGGCGCGCCGCCGCGCTGGGTGTTCATCCGGGCGTCGCCGCGCATCAGCCCGGCGGAGTTCAGCGCGTCCCGGGCGGCGCAGAGCGCGAGTTGGGTCGCGCGGTCCTGATGGCGCAGTCCCTTCTTGCCGATCCGGGCCGCCGGGTCGACCGGCGCCGCGCCGACGGCGGTCCCGGTCGTCAGGTCGGAGGGTATGAGGACACCGGGCATCGCCAGGCCGATTCCGGTCACGACCGCGTTCATCGGCCACCGGCCACGAGCGCGACGGCGTTGATCCCGCCGAAACCGAAGGCGTTGACCTGCGCCAGCGCCAGGTCCGCCGGTGCGGGCGCGCCCCGCACGATCCTGAAGTCCGCGACCTCGTCGATCGGTTCGTCGAGGCCCAGGGTCGGGGGAACGAGCCCGTCCGCCATGGCTCTGAGCGCGATGATCAGGCTGTGCAGACCGGAGGCGCCGGAGGTGTGACCGGTCATCGATTTCATCGCCGTCATCAGTGTCGTTTCCGGGGTGGTTCCGAACACCGCACGCATGGCCTGTGCCTCGGCGACGTCGTTGGCGTGGGTTCCGGTGCCGTGGAGCATCACCAGATCGACGTCCTTCGGTCCGGTGCCGGCCCGCCGGTGCGCGTCGTGGACGGCGGCGGCGATGTTCCCGGCGTGCGGCGCGGTGGCATGGTGGGCGTCGCAGTTGACGGCGACGCCGCGCACCCGGCCGAGGCACGGGCGACCCGGCTCGCGGGTGCGGCGCAGCACCACGGCCGAGGCCCCTTCGCCGAGGATCGTGCCCCGCCGGTTGCGGTCGAACGGTCGCACGGTGTCCGGCGCCACCGACTGCAGGCGGTCGGCGACCCCGACCATGCTCTCGGTGACGACATCGACGCCCGCCACGACCACGGTCTCGGCACCGCCGGCCAGCAGGTCGCAGGCCATCGAGAGCGCGTAGAGCGAGGCTGAACAGGCATTTGAGAAGGTGTACGTCATCGTCGCGCCGAAGCGTTCCCGTAGCGCGTGGCCGAAGTGCAGCCGGTCGGCGGACCACGGGATGCCCTCGCGTGCCCACAGCTCGACCGAGCGCAGTTCACGCAGCCCCGTGCCGACCAGGACGGGGGTGTCTCCCAGCTGTTCGCCCATCCCGGCGTCTGCGAGTGCCTGTCCGATCGCGTCGAGGAGGAAGGCGGAAGCCCGGCCCGGGACGTCCCCGGAGCCCACGCGGTCGTCGATCTCGAACAGGCGGTCGCCGGTGTAGTGCGACCGGTCGAAGCCGCGCATGGGGTGCAGCCCGGACGTGCCCGCGCACAGGGCGTCGAAGATCTCGGCGGGGGACCGGCCGATGGCGGCCACCGCGCCGGCGCCGGCGATCGGCCAGCCTGGATGCTCGCTCACACGGACTCCTCGTACCGGCCCAGGACCGCGACCGCGTTGTTGCCCCCGAAGCCGAGTCCGTTGTTCTGCACGATCCGCAGATCGGCCTCGACGGCGTGGTTGGGCACACAATCGATACGGCACTCCGGGTCGGTGCGGTTGTGGTTGATGGTCGGGGGGATGAACCGGTGGGTGATCGCCAGCGCGCAGGCGATCGCGGCCAGCGCGCTCGCGGCGCCCATGGTGTGCCCCAGCATCGACTTGACCGACACCGCGCGCGGCGGACGGTCGCCGTAGATCTCCCGGATCGCCTGGGACTCCGTGACGTCGTTGGCCTTGGTGCCGGTACCGTGCGCCGAGATGAGGTCGACCTCGTGCGGCTTCACCTTCGCGTTCTCCAGGGCGAGCGCCATCACCCGGGCCACGCTGGACCGATCCGGCGCGACCTGGTGATAGGCGTCGCAGTTGAGGCCGTAGCCGAGCACCTCCGCGTAGATCCGGGCTCCACGGGCGAGCGCCGAGTCCAGGCTCTCCAGCACCAGCACGCCGGCGCCTTCGCCGGTGAGGATGCCCTTGCGCTCGATGTCGAAGGGACGGCAGCAGTCGGGGGCGATGGTGCCCAGCCGGTAGAACCCGGCGAAGGTCTTCCGGCACATGGCGTCCGCGCCGCCGCAGAGTGCGAAGTCGACGTCGCCGGAGCGGACCGCGTCGTAGCCGTAGCCGATGGCGTAGTTCCCGGCGGCGCAGGCCGTCGGGATGGTCACTGCCTCGACGTCGGACAGTCCGAGCTCCAAGGCGACGGCCGAGGAGAGCCGGCCGGCCCGCAGCCGGGCCGCGACCCGCGGGTCCATGGCCGCGGAGCCGTCCGCCAGTTCGGTCTCGACCAGTTCGTCGAGGTCGCGCGACTCGCCGTCGGTGGTGCCGATGGAGATCAGGCCGGGCTGCCCGCGCAGCACATCGAGATCCAGCCCGGCGTCCTGGACGGCCATCCGTGCCGCCGACACCGAGAACCGGCTTGCCGGTCCCAGCGAGCCGACGGGAAGATCGCGGACCCACTCCTCCGTGTCGAACTCACCGAGCCCGCAGCCGGTGGAGTGCTCGAAGCCGACGGTGTCGAACGCCGTGATCGGTTTGGCACCGCTGCGTCCGGCTCGTAGGCCGGCGACGAACTCGTCGACCCCGGTACCGATGCTCGACAGCACGCCGAGGCCGGTCAGGACGACCCGCCTGTCGGATGACGCCATCAGCTCCACCTTCCCTGTGCGAGCCGGTCGCTACTTCGTCCAGCCCGCGGATCCGGCCACGACGTCGTAGACGCCCCGAAGATTCGTCATCCGCTCGAGATCGGCCTGGTCGATGACGACGCCGAACTCGCGCTCCAGTGACCCCAGGATCTCGATGGCGCGCAGCGAGTCCGCGCCGTACTCCTCCTTGAACAGGCCCTCGTCCGTGACTTCGTCCTCTTCGAGCTCAAGGATGTCGCAGACGATTTCTTTAATCTTCTCGAAATTCTTCTCAGCGATGTTGACCACTGTCGGAACCCCGTTCTCCGGTATGGGCGTAGAGCATCGATTCAGTAATCAGATTTCACCTGCGCGGGCGGTGTCCCGCAAGATCATGGACGCTACGGGACGGAATGAGACGGCTGTTCACGGTGTCCTCGCCGCAGGGTCGCGGGCTAATATCGAAAAGCGATTATGGGGGCGCTCCCGCGGCTGGCCCGGAGAATTAAGCGCGCCTGGTTCGAGTGAAAACTCCCGAGGCCGCTCCGCCGCTGCGAACGGATCAGCGAAAGAGAATTGCGATGAATGATGAATACGAGCAGGAGAAGGCCAGGCGACAGCGACAGGCCAGGGAATGGCGGCTCGGCGAGCCGTTGCCGACCATCTCGTACACGCCCGAGGAGGACGCTCTCTGGGAGACGGTGACCGCCAAGCTTCGGTCGCTGCACGAGGGCGTGGCGTGTGCGCACTACCGGCGCGCCTGCGAGTCCGTCGTCCTGGAACGGGAGCGGGTGCCACAACTGGCCGAGGTCTCGCCCGTGCTGACCGCGTTGACCGGATTCCACTTGCGACCGGCCGAAGGCACTGTTCCCGTCGAGCGGTTCCTCGGCGCCTTCGAGGAGGACGGGTTCTACGCGACGCAGTACCTGCGGCGACCCGAATCGCCCTACCACTCTCCCGAGCCGGACGTCCTCCACGAACTGGTCGGCCACGCAGTGATGCTCGGCGACCCGGTCTTCGCGGACCTCTACCGGCGCTTCGGGCAGACCGCCAAGCGGGTCTCCTCACCTGACGTTCTGCGGGCCCTGATCCAGGTGTTCTGGTTCACCCTGGAGGTCGGCGTCGTGCTCGAAGGAGGCCGGCCGCGGGTCTACGGCGCGGCCCTGTTGTCTTCGGTCGCGGAGATGGAGTCGCTGTCGCAGGTGGACCTGCGGCCGTTCGACATCGCCGAGATCGTCTCCCAGAACTTCGACGACATGCACTGCATGCCGGTGCTCTTCGCCGTCGAGTCGGTCGACCACCTGGTCACCGAGCTGAACCGATTCCTGACCCGGCTGTGAACCTCGTGCCGGGCGACCTCACACGGAGAGCGGAGATATGCGCATTCAGGTCAACCTGACCGAGAAGCTCCAGAACTACGTCGCGGACGTGTCCCTGTCCGAACCGCCGCCGCTGCGTGAGCTGCGCGAGGAGACCTCGCTGCTCGCCGAGCGCAATATGCAGATCTCGCCCGAGCAGGGGCAGTTCCTGTCCGTGCTGCTGCGCGCGATCGGGGCGAAGCGGACGCTGGAGGTCGGGGTCTTCACCGGCTACAGCCTGCTGCGCACGGCCCTGACCCTGCCGGCGGACGGCCGCGTCACGGCCTGCGACATCAGCGCGAAGTGGGCCGAGGTCGCGCTCGGGCACTGCGAGCGGGCCGGGGTCGCGGACAAGGTGGACCTCCGGGTCGGCGACGCCCGGGAGACCCTGGCCGCCCTCGTCCAGGAGGAGGGCGCGGCCGGCTCGTTCGACTTCGTGTTCCTCGACGCGGACAAGGAAGGCTACGAGACCTACTACGAGTACGGACTGACCCTGCTGCGGCCCGGCGGCCTCCTGGTCGCGGACAACGTGCTCTGGTCGGGCCTGGTGATCGACGAGTCGGTGCAGGACGACGAGACCCGCGCGCTGCGCGCCTTCAACACGAAACTCTACGAGGACGACCGCGTGCACCTGTCCATGCTGCCGTTCGCCGATGGTCTGACCCTCGCCGTGAAGCGCTGACCGGACCCCCTGCCTTCGGGGTTCAGTCCACCCTGGCCGGTCCGCGCGCGTTCCGCCGTGCCGCACCTCGGGAGACCGCGAGCGGGTCCCAGCCGGCGCCGCGCGCGGGCAGCCGG
This portion of the Streptomyces mirabilis genome encodes:
- a CDS encoding beta-ketoacyl synthase N-terminal-like domain-containing protein codes for the protein MTGIGLAMPGVLIPSDLTTGTAVGAAPVDPAARIGKKGLRHQDRATQLALCAARDALNSAGLMRGDARMNTQRGGAPVVDAELLVPAESVAVVVSSNFGNLDSVCEVVAAISADHGTRLISPVLAPRLSSNVTASELAIRFGLRGPNVMVCNGATSGLDAVHWATIWLSSGRARHVLVVGVEPANDVVRQLVGQDQPLDGAAALLLETTKAAAGRNAPALAGVDGYLRTGGLADCVSALAGSARAWFAPRNAPASTLAGVLRHDLEDRWGPASGALGVLQCAAAVGHFAVGGDGPVYAVSGTDADDAVAGLVLTAPVHTAAGDTVSRP
- a CDS encoding beta-ketoacyl synthase N-terminal-like domain-containing protein; protein product: MSEHPGWPIAGAGAVAAIGRSPAEIFDALCAGTSGLHPMRGFDRSHYTGDRLFEIDDRVGSGDVPGRASAFLLDAIGQALADAGMGEQLGDTPVLVGTGLRELRSVELWAREGIPWSADRLHFGHALRERFGATMTYTFSNACSASLYALSMACDLLAGGAETVVVAGVDVVTESMVGVADRLQSVAPDTVRPFDRNRRGTILGEGASAVVLRRTREPGRPCLGRVRGVAVNCDAHHATAPHAGNIAAAVHDAHRRAGTGPKDVDLVMLHGTGTHANDVAEAQAMRAVFGTTPETTLMTAMKSMTGHTSGASGLHSLIIALRAMADGLVPPTLGLDEPIDEVADFRIVRGAPAPADLALAQVNAFGFGGINAVALVAGGR
- a CDS encoding beta-ketoacyl-[acyl-carrier-protein] synthase family protein: MASSDRRVVLTGLGVLSSIGTGVDEFVAGLRAGRSGAKPITAFDTVGFEHSTGCGLGEFDTEEWVRDLPVGSLGPASRFSVSAARMAVQDAGLDLDVLRGQPGLISIGTTDGESRDLDELVETELADGSAAMDPRVAARLRAGRLSSAVALELGLSDVEAVTIPTACAAGNYAIGYGYDAVRSGDVDFALCGGADAMCRKTFAGFYRLGTIAPDCCRPFDIERKGILTGEGAGVLVLESLDSALARGARIYAEVLGYGLNCDAYHQVAPDRSSVARVMALALENAKVKPHEVDLISAHGTGTKANDVTESQAIREIYGDRPPRAVSVKSMLGHTMGAASALAAIACALAITHRFIPPTINHNRTDPECRIDCVPNHAVEADLRIVQNNGLGFGGNNAVAVLGRYEESV
- a CDS encoding acyl carrier protein encodes the protein MVNIAEKNFEKIKEIVCDILELEEDEVTDEGLFKEEYGADSLRAIEILGSLEREFGVVIDQADLERMTNLRGVYDVVAGSAGWTK
- a CDS encoding phenylalanine 4-monooxygenase; amino-acid sequence: MNDEYEQEKARRQRQAREWRLGEPLPTISYTPEEDALWETVTAKLRSLHEGVACAHYRRACESVVLERERVPQLAEVSPVLTALTGFHLRPAEGTVPVERFLGAFEEDGFYATQYLRRPESPYHSPEPDVLHELVGHAVMLGDPVFADLYRRFGQTAKRVSSPDVLRALIQVFWFTLEVGVVLEGGRPRVYGAALLSSVAEMESLSQVDLRPFDIAEIVSQNFDDMHCMPVLFAVESVDHLVTELNRFLTRL
- a CDS encoding O-methyltransferase, producing MRIQVNLTEKLQNYVADVSLSEPPPLRELREETSLLAERNMQISPEQGQFLSVLLRAIGAKRTLEVGVFTGYSLLRTALTLPADGRVTACDISAKWAEVALGHCERAGVADKVDLRVGDARETLAALVQEEGAAGSFDFVFLDADKEGYETYYEYGLTLLRPGGLLVADNVLWSGLVIDESVQDDETRALRAFNTKLYEDDRVHLSMLPFADGLTLAVKR